GAACTCGGCATCGGAGTCTTTGATCTGCTCGAGATAAGGCTTCATCTCGGCTGCCGTTTTCGCCAGGCCTGCGACTTCGGCCGGCGGCGCTTTCTTCGCGTCATTTTCAGCGGCCGAAGATCCGTTCGCGGCGGCGACGAAAAAGATTCCCGAGCAAACCAAGCCGACGAAACGGACGCCGACAGAAGAATGGCAAACGGAGCGGAGGGAGACTAGGCTGAGCATGTCGGCGGAAATCCTCGAGGGAAGACGATACTGTATCAGCGAGCGGCGGGATGCAAAACGGGATTCGACGAACAGGTTCGGCGCGGTTTCAACTCGGGGCGGGCTTCATCGCACTCCTCGCGGCGCTCCTCTCGGCAGCGATCGAGACGACCTCCGCCGAGACGCCCGTTACCGAGACGACACTTGCCGACGATTCGCGACTCTTGCGCTACGAGTATTCCGAAGTCCGAATGGGTGCGGATTTCAAGCTGGTATTGTATGCAGCCGAGCAACGAACCGCAAACCTCGCCGCCGCGGCGGCTTATGCGCGGGTCGCCGAACTCGATAAGAAACTGAGCGACTACGATCCGGCGAGTGAACTCACTCGCCTTAGCGTCACGGCCGGCACGGGGAAGGCCGTCCCTCTCGGCGAAGATTTATGGTTCGTGCTCGAACGCTCGCAAAAGCTCGCCGCGGCGACCGAGGGCGCGTTCGATGCGACCGTCGGGCCGCTGGTGAAAGCCTGGCGCAGCGCGCGGCGCACGAAGACCTTTCCGTCGGCAGAGCGGCTCGCGAAGGCCCGCGCGAGCGTCGGCTTTAGAAATCTGCGGCTCGATCCGCAGGCGCGCACCGCCGAATTGCTGGTGCCCGGCATGCTGCTCGATCTCGGCGGCATCGCCATGGGTTACACGGCCGACGAAGCGCTGCGCGTCATCCGATCGCACGGCATTACGCGCGCCATGATCGACGCCTCG
The sequence above is drawn from the Planctomycetia bacterium genome and encodes:
- a CDS encoding FAD:protein FMN transferase: MGADFKLVLYAAEQRTANLAAAAAYARVAELDKKLSDYDPASELTRLSVTAGTGKAVPLGEDLWFVLERSQKLAAATEGAFDATVGPLVKAWRSARRTKTFPSAERLAKARASVGFRNLRLDPQARTAELLVPGMLLDLGGIAMGYTADEALRVIRSHGITRAMIDASGDILCGDPPPGKRAWTIGIAPLTESKGPPSRYVELVNAALTTSGDAFQFVELDGRRYSHIVDPHTGLGLTTRSSVTITARDCITADSLATAVSVLGPERGLQLVEKTAGAEAFIVREESGMTVTTQSKGFRSTATSPPSAAGR